The Tindallia magadiensis genome includes a window with the following:
- the hisC gene encoding histidinol-phosphate transaminase has protein sequence MKKRENVNIKQLLRKNIQKLEPYQVLSEVPAIKLDANENNWLAGCFQERLTEKIKSIPLHQYPDTNCWELRQKLAVANEIKEENVLTGVGSDQIIAWLVQAFIGPEDKVITMSPTFGMYGINTRMAGGKLIEIPLDEELQFQPEIFLKSILEEKPKLVFITNPNNPTGGVIEDHLLNKLLEEIPEDVVIVVDEAYYEFYGKTLANRIAEYQNLIVLRTLSKAYGLAGARVGYALASQVMIDAVSHVKPPYHMSSLDQAAGLVCLDMVSEVKESLVNTVKWRQYLETFFFQLNQQGKDTTLKVFPSYTNFILLKTVHAEGLIEKLKKNEISVRGYGKEGILANSLRVTIGTEAENRKLQQVIEAYYG, from the coding sequence ATGAAAAAAAGAGAAAACGTAAATATAAAGCAATTACTTCGGAAAAACATTCAGAAGTTGGAGCCATACCAGGTATTATCAGAAGTTCCAGCAATTAAACTGGATGCCAATGAAAATAATTGGCTGGCTGGATGTTTTCAAGAAAGATTAACCGAGAAAATAAAGAGCATTCCATTGCATCAATATCCAGATACAAACTGTTGGGAATTAAGACAGAAGTTGGCAGTTGCTAATGAAATAAAAGAAGAAAATGTTTTGACCGGGGTTGGTTCTGATCAAATCATTGCCTGGTTGGTACAAGCATTTATAGGTCCGGAAGACAAAGTTATTACCATGAGTCCAACCTTTGGAATGTATGGCATTAACACTAGGATGGCAGGCGGAAAGTTGATTGAAATTCCTTTGGATGAAGAGCTTCAATTTCAGCCAGAAATCTTTCTAAAGTCAATTCTTGAGGAAAAACCTAAATTGGTGTTTATCACAAATCCTAACAACCCGACGGGCGGAGTCATCGAAGATCACTTATTAAATAAATTGCTGGAAGAAATACCGGAAGATGTTGTGATCGTTGTTGATGAAGCCTATTATGAATTTTATGGAAAAACCCTGGCAAATCGCATTGCAGAATATCAGAACCTTATTGTTTTAAGAACCCTCTCAAAGGCATATGGACTGGCTGGAGCAAGGGTTGGTTATGCATTAGCGTCACAAGTAATGATTGATGCTGTTTCTCACGTAAAACCACCTTATCATATGAGTAGTTTAGATCAGGCAGCCGGATTGGTATGTTTAGATATGGTGTCAGAAGTAAAAGAATCACTGGTTAATACAGTTAAATGGCGACAATATCTGGAAACCTTTTTTTTCCAGTTAAATCAACAAGGGAAAGATACAACCTTAAAAGTATTTCCATCCTATACGAACTTTATTTTACTGAAAACTGTTCATGCAGAAGGCTTGATAGAAAAACTGAAAAAAAATGAGATTAGTGTTCGTGGATATGGAAAAGAAGGAATATTGGCAAACAGTCTAAGGGTGACGATAGGAACTGAA